A region of the Scatophagus argus isolate fScaArg1 chromosome 14, fScaArg1.pri, whole genome shotgun sequence genome:
tagcaaaaaaaaaaaaaaaaagaagaagaaaaaaaacagtagccTGAAGATGCTTCACGCCAATGTTAAttcatatttaagaaaaaagcttttgctcacttcctgtcacttgTCTCACCTCGAGATTTTGGTGTAGCAGGCAACATCCTGAAGACGCGCACGGCTTGGTGACCTTTGTTGATGCTCTTGTCTTTAACCTCCTCGATGTCAGGCAGCGAGTTCATTGCACAGCGAAAGTTGGCTTTCCACGTCTTTGGGTCAGAGACCATACCTTCTGTGTATTTCCCTGCAGGATGCATTTTGTTTAGAATGAACGAATGTtataagataatcctttacaTTATGTGTTATTATTTGTAGTGATTGCATGTACATTCACTCTCACTTGCTCACCTGTGTGGATGGCCCACTTTTTGAACAGACAGGCGTCCTTGTCGATCTCCCAGCCATGTCGAGCTGCATGCTTCCAGGGAATAGAGAACATCGTCCTGtcctgtaaaacacaaagaagaaataataagtacataataataaatactgagTCGGAACGAGGGTGTCTGCTCATTTGACacacattaaatcaaaatatGATACATATTCAAATACTTAGAGAAACTGTTTCTATTACATGGCCTTgaattatgtaaaaatacagtgGAACAGTCACAGTAgccagtagaaaaaaaaaaaaaaacatcacacacaaatccacCCCAACCTCAAACAGTCTACTGCTATCAAAGAGTAGCAAGAGAAAAGGaactaaacaacaaaacatgtgcaGCCATGTCGCACAAAACACTTCCCTGTGTAGAATTTGGCCCAAGACCctacaacaaagacatttcagagtgtctatttctgtatttatttcaatATGCTGACTAAACCTGCTCAGTAAGTAACCGAAGCAATTTGTCAATTTGTTACAACCACAAATAAGCATCTCACCTTGTCCACCCACTGCAGACCCGAGATGGAGTTTGAGTCGATCATCTGCTCCAGCCATGGCCTCATCCTCATCCTTGACACCGGCATGCTTTCCTAAAATGTTCAGCAACACAGGAAAAGAGTGTAAGTCCTCAGATGAGGAATGCTGTGTGTGACAGTAGTGAGAGCAACTGAACTCTCGCATCtgtctgctggaggaggaggaggaggaggaggaggaggcgggtgAGAGGAGTTCACGGCCGGGGCAGCTACAGAAGAACGGAGGGGCGTTTGCGCGTAGGAGTCAGCGTAATTTATGAAGGCCAAAATGGATCAAAAATCATTTCCTGGCTcgattttgatgtttttagtCCTTAAAAGGCGCGCAGCTAACTGACTTATCCGTGCGGTTGGCATCTGACAATGTGCGTCCCCTCTGCGCGGGGCGAcagtctccacctcctcctcctcctcctcctcctcctccactgcacGCATACGACTCACATAACTTAAGAAAATATTCGTATTGAATCGATCTGCCGAGAAAATAAAGTCCAGCAGCACGCAAAGTGTTTATGAATTACACAAACTTCAAAACTCTAAAAAACATTGCTATATTAATTATTTAGGCTTGTTAGAGGCTACTTAATTTATCGTCCCGTTCATCTTTTCAGGActtaatatttttcttctcaaaaaCTGCTACcggcaataaaaaaaaaaaaaaaataaatacgaggtaaagaaaatataaatttgcATCAAAACACTTACAGGCTTTGCTTGCTGTATGAtccacaaaagaaaacaatgcaaaGGTTAGTCCGATTGGTTTGAGTTTGCTTCAGACAAGTTCCTCCTCGTCTTGTTTTATCTGTCGACCTCTCTCGATAAGAAGCGGCTGCACTGGCCACGGACACCTCCTTCACTTTTTATATACTGCCGCACTGGGTTTTCCCCGGATGGGAAAGGAGGCGAGCCCACTGTAAAAAATGTCCACACCCCCAAAACAAATGTAACTTTGGTCTACAAATAATCCTATTTTTCAAAGGGCActtgaaacatttttctgtatAATCATCACAGAACAGGTTTTCCTATTCTGTGTTCACGCTTGCGTGATTTCTTTTCTCAAATAAAAGGTGTGTGTAGCGAATAGCGGTAGAAAAAGCAAACCGCCACACTTATTAGCACCATATTTATTCTTAaacctgcaaaataaaaatccctCAACTAAAATGATGTTCGCTGTGACCAACTGAACTCATCTCTGCATGTTTGTACATTATTGCTTCCTGTCTAAAACTCTAAATGTGATCAGACAGCGCTGCAGTTAAAACATTGTTAAAAAGTAAACTGCGTGTAGATGAATATTTTTTACAGCGTTTGCGCATGCGCCTCGGCGCTTTGGTTCGGCAACAGAAGCGTTTCCGAGAAATCACGCTACTTGATGCAAGCAAGAAGTTAAAAACACGGGTTGATCGTAGCGGATCCTTGCACGTAGGTTGGAccctgttttatttgaaatgagaCAGTTTTCTGCAGACAACTGTCAAATTGTCACAGGTATAAAGGTTTAATTTGCAGGTGCAGCCACGCATTGCACATTTGATCTCACTGTGATATTTACACAAAGAAGAATGAAATACTTGAGTATGATAAGTTGAGgtcttattattatattaatgaTACATATAATATCAGCTACTATGATATGTCATGTGCAGAACATGACATGAGAACATATTATAACTACAGTATTAATAATGACAACTTTATTTTGTAGTAGTAGTGTCAGAATATGTAATATTGATAGttgaagagtttttttttgcaaacctcactaaatataaaaacaaactacaTAATGCATATAAATGTTAACAATAAGCATAACAAAGAACATCATTCCTGCTTTAAAACAGACGCCCACGCGCATTCATCCCGCAAGTACCAAAACTGACCCCGCAGGCTGATTTGACAAACGTGCCTGCGACCAGCCCTTTAGTATAAACAGGCCACGGGCTGAGAAGTCTGGCATTTACAAGAAATGGTGTAGTAATTTCAGTCACCAGCAGGGGCAGCGTAGCACCGGTTTGCGAATGTGGGCCACAGAGCGTGGCTGTCAGGCATAGATGACGCATAGATGATAAGGGAGTAGCTGTGAGGTGCACAGAAGCGGCACATGTGGGAGCTCAGTGGGACAAACTGCGGAGTTCATAAGACAGTAAACCCTCAGCCGTTCACATATGTAGCAATGATTTACCAAGAAATAAACCAATGGGTGCGCAAAACTgcaaaggagacagagaaagagagtaagGATGACAGGGCACGATCCGGGCTGCAGACTCATGTTTTATAAACAACAGGGATGCACACATTGCCCCCCTGTGTTAATGGGAATTTGGGAAACCCCACGCAGTACTCTCGGCTACCGGTGCTGTCCTTCTAGGGGCTTTCCGCGTACAGCGTCTGCGGCCGCGCGCGTTTGACGCAAGGCTCGAGCGCGCGCGTCAACTTGAGAATTGCAGGGAGTTTTTCCCGCGGAGTTTTCGCCGGCAGTTTCTGCATGGGGTTTCCCAAACAAAGGCACAAATCTGGATCTGTAGGGGGAAAATTATCCCGATTTTCCAACCAGAAATTGTTTTGCTTCAGCACGCAGAGCTGCAACAAACTTTCTGCGGATGAACGACAGCAGTGTTTGGGAGATAAAATGTGAATAACGCTGGAGGAATGCTCTGAAGTGACTGGCGCAAAACACATGCAACTATGTAGAGTTTACTGACAGATCAGACTGTTTAGCTCTGTTTTCAGCTCAGGATTGTTACAAGAGACTTGTTTAAAAAGACATCAAGTACGTCCGCTGCGGA
Encoded here:
- the irf1b gene encoding interferon regulatory factor 1b isoform X2, producing MPVSRMRMRPWLEQMIDSNSISGLQWVDKDRTMFSIPWKHAARHGWEIDKDACLFKKWAIHTGKYTEGMVSDPKTWKANFRCAMNSLPDIEEVKDKSINKGHQAVRVFRMLPATPKSRDKRTKAKETKRRIKNSIDEVDVKVPEDTSSTQESTVDSTVNTEQEDGQCVGIPDVSDVLMSVEDLGSSLFSRRFEVSPEHFMDYDCADDIVQLMN